A single window of Macaca mulatta isolate MMU2019108-1 chromosome 9, T2T-MMU8v2.0, whole genome shotgun sequence DNA harbors:
- the MIR1915HG gene encoding LOW QUALITY PROTEIN: putative uncharacterized protein encoded by MIR1915-HG (The sequence of the model RefSeq protein was modified relative to this genomic sequence to represent the inferred CDS: inserted 3 bases in 2 codons) produces the protein MQGSAGGRLHRGLPRGPGLGTPGGAARCHCLSHISHLSALFPAPPFPYSRIPVPSLPSATPPSEYETKLNALVTVLKKIQSREPSGWRTAERRRGWRCRGVPTPSGDRGPGAARPAERGGAGETTGQQRPLQVPGVSTAAAPTLLLRWHHRVPSPRARLSWSAARSPGSIAACXPSSSGPDRLERPECANPCCYLLDPLTLPXLQDFVRGCPDSDFDRRD, from the exons ATGCAGGGTTCGGCCGGGGGGCGGCTGCACCGGGGCCTGCCTCGTGGACCTGGACTCGGGACTCCGGGCGGCGCTGCCCGGTGCCATTGCCTCAGCCACATCTCCCACCTCTCTGCTCTGTTTCCCGCCCCACCTTTCCCTTACTCCCGCATCCCTGTCCCCTCGCTTCCCTCCGCGACGCCTCCATCCGAGTATGAAACGAAGCTGAACGCATTGGTAACTGTGCTCAAGAAGATACAATCGCGGGAGCCCTCAGGGTGGCGCACGGCGGAGAGGCGACGCGGGTGGCGCTGCAGAGG AGTCCCCACCCCCTCCGGGGACCGGGGCCCCGGAGCTGCCAGGCCCGCTGAACGCGGCGGCGCGGGAGAAACCACGGGACAGCAGCGCCCCCTGCAGGTACCGGGCGTCTCCACAGCCGCTGCGCCGACCCTACTCTTAAGGTGGCACCACCGGGTTCCCAGCCCGCGTGCGCGGCTCTCGTGGTCCGCAGCCCGCAGCCCTGGCTCCATCGCTGCAT TTCCCTCGAGCAGTGGGCCTGACCGTCTGGAACGGCCGGAGTGTGCTAATCCCTGCTGCTATCTGCTTGATCCCTTGACCCTACC CCTGCAGGACTTCGTCCGCGGATGCCCAGATAGCGATTTCGACAGGCGAGATTGA